From the genome of Solanum lycopersicum chromosome 12, SLM_r2.1:
TAACTCTAGTTggagcttcttctttttttttcgaatTAAAAACTTGTATTGACATTTCACCTGAATTCCAGCATGACTACATAAATAAAAATCGAATTCAGTTGGATGACATATTTTTGTATCCACCACAGTACCTGAAAAAAACACGAAAAATGAAGCTAAAAGGGAGAAAAAGGATTGCTATACTCCGTCTGTTCCATTTTATGTGGCATACTTTCCTTTTAAGCCTGTTAAATGTGTCATGGCATGTTTAACGCTACAAGTTCTTGAAGCCTTTTTGGTTTTTTTAAACTCTGTGTCCAATCAAACAAACGTCATAGAACataaaacggagggagtaacaTATTAAATGAGGTATCTCGATCCTCTTTCTTTAAGTTTTCGATGAGTTTAAGCACAATACTCAATGTAAGTAGAGCAAAAAGTGTTACCAGGTAGGATGTTCCCACTCCTGTCAGTGTGATTTCTGTCGTTGTGGTTATTTGGCAAAAGACGTGTGTGGTGACGTTTTTGGACAACTATGAAGGTTACCGGAGGTTGGTAACCTGGTTCAAGAGATGCACAAGCCTGTGTACCGGGAAGTATGAGTGAACTTACACAAGCACACACTCGAAAAATTGTATATGAGTAGTGACATTATCTGCATATATACCTTACGAATTGCATCGAGTTCATAAAGTAGAACCTGATAAAACTGCCCGTCACTAACACCATCCCTGCATAAAATTGAAAGACAACGTAATGTACAACAATCAAGCATAGGCGTGGTTCAATACTACAGGTGTACTAAAACCATATTTTAATAAGAGGCCTCATTATCCGATCATATGATATAATACCTGTAGAATATTATTCTCAGTGGTTTCTGTCCTGTGGCTTTCTTGAACGCCAACAGAAGTTCTCTGGAAAAGCGCGGAAAACAAACATGTCAATACATCATTGTGTAAAATGAATGTTACAATGACGAAATATATATATCCACCTTATCATCCCTCCAGACATTGTTCCTCGTTGAGGATCTTGCCAAGTCCGGTAAAGATCTTGAATGAGTTCTTGTCTATGAGGTTGAGCACATACTAAACCCGCGTATTTAGTAACTTCTGGCCAATCTTGTGATGCTACAACCTGAATCAAGAAAAATCGTATATCCAATATAAACATTTCGAGAAAGGCTCAAACATTCTCAACTAACTGTTATTATCTCACGAAGTCTACTATTCTTcgtcatttcaatttttttcaataaagaaCGTGACTTTCTAAGATAAAAACTATTTGAGTGATCATCTGAGAAATCAACTAACGTATTCTTTATGCTTACAGCAGCAATCGATGGGCTAAAGTCTTCTCCTGATTCTGGATGAGTCACATCAGCACCAAATATAATCGTTGGAATATCACTAACGAGAGGAATTTTCCATCTCAAAGCATCTAAAAGTACAGTGTTTCTTCCTCCCATCTATCACACAATGATTAACCATAAGAAAAAGTTCCGCGTAACATATACTATGGACGTTAAATTGGATTATATAATCATCTCAGCACGTCGAATTTCTACATACCTTCACATTTATTTTCAGTGACACATTTGACAGATATTGCTTGCTGATTTTTAACACATGCTTTGTAAGACAACACTGAGAAATCATCCCCAAATCCGTCTCACAAATTTTCTTCAGAGTACCTAAAGATTGATTGACGATCAACTTGTTACTCAAACAACATCCATTCATATATAAACAACTCTTATTCCTGATATACACCGTCAGTGTAAACAGTCGTTTACATCATCAGGTCATCTTTACCTGTTGTAGCAGATAACGTATcatattttcaagatttcaaaTACCATAATTCAAGGAGACGTACCTATAGATATCAGTTGGATGACCTGATGACGGTGTACAATAAGGGATTTATAGGAGTAATACCTTTCGGGATTAATAGACTTTAGAAAGAAAATCACAACGATCTAATACTATGTTCACGAACGTCAAGTTTCAACAAAGGTTAGCCACATACCATACAAAGAACCATTGTTGTCAGGTAGAATGGCAATTAGTAACTCCAATTCTTTTCCTCCAAGTTTGTTAGCAGCAGCATTGTATACATAGTTCAATGCCTTCTTTGCCTGATCTGGTCTTGCATAATAAACCGGTATCACGGGCTCACAATTAAATTCCTGAGATGAAGTATCGATAAACAAAACCATTTAGACAGTATGCATAGACTGCGAAGATGAACTACTTTTCGAAAAGTATGTACGAAGGTTTAAAACAACATGTGGGAAACACTTACCATTCCAGAGACTTGGCACATTTGGGCAAGCTGATGACAAAAGCCACGGGCTGCATTTTCTTGGACGTTACACGAAAAGTTGATGCAAGCCCAGTGGTTAACAGTACTTCCATTGATTACTTTCTGTATGATGAAGGCAAGCAATGTTCGATTAGTATCATTCTACGAATGCTAATGTAAAACCGAAAGATCTTATATGTACCTTATTTAACATGTTCCACTGGCCTAGCTGTGGATGACATTCCTTTTCCTTCCCTGCATCATGGTACTTTAACTAACAAAGAcaagaaaaacatacaaaaaattatgttagTGCTTTTGAAAACGAGTCGTATGAGTAAAGATATATCAATCATTACCCACGGTGCTGGGAGGACTCGAGCTTCCACTGATGCAAGCTTATCGTCAATATTGATCCCAAACTCCTTTGCTATTGGATCTTGCTTGTATCCATTTTGGCGAATGGTCTGGACATTGACACCATTTAGATCATTACCATAAAATCTCTATATGTCTTTGTTACTAAAAAGCCATTGCATTCCAAAAATTAGCTTaaatatgtgtgtgtatatgctTATTACTGCCTCCgttttcaatttgtttatctggttttgacttgacacggagtttaagaaagtagAAAAgtttaaacatgccacgtggaaaCTTAGAATTACAACATAGGAAAGAGACTCTTTTTTTGAACGGACTAAAAAGGAGagtaagacaaataaattgaaacggagggagtatgtTTTCATAACTAATGGATCAACAAACCTGCAAAATGTCCATTTCTTGTTCTCGTGGTCTTTGGCATGACGATTTCAACAGTGAAGTTATCTGCTTCTCATCCAACCTTTTGGTGTATCTCTGTCCCTCGAGTATCTTACAAGCCTATTACAACAATCATTATTCGGAAAAACTTTTCACTTGAGATAAAAGTGATCAGTTGAATGATGAAGTAGTTCACGCAATATTTACCTCCATCGGTAAGTAATTTACTTTCTTTTGGCTTCCGACGAGAAGACAAGGTAGATGAGGATACTGAATGGTGTATCCATACACCTCCTGGAAATACTCGATGACTGATTTCATGTTCTTCTCCTCATCGACAGGAAAACTGTAACGATCATAAGAAAGTAAAGCATTAAAAACCACGGAAAtgcaaaaataaagatagaaatgAAGCTATGTGAAACTACAAGTACATTAGCTCCCTTGTTGGCTGTGATGTCAATCCAGAAATTCGGTATTTCCTTCGAATATTTCCCCTATGTGTCACTTCAACTTTAACACCTCGAAGAGCTTTTTTAACCTGATTAACTCACAAACGATCGATCATCATTTACTCTAAAGCAATAGAATTTAGCAAATAAGTCTTTTTTAGACTCTAAACATATGACGTTTCTAAGAAAGTTAGAAGGAACAATTCATTTGATTCATTAGTATAATATGTACCTTTATTCGATCTGCATCGGACAATGGTCTTGAACTTACATCTTTCCCCAACACTTGAGCAACAAATTCAACAACCGGGAGTGGTTCGATGAATGCTGTTGTTGACATATCTATTTGATAAATACAAGATGTTAAAATAGTAATCAGACATCCATACCATCAAATAAAGTTGGAGAAATTCAACGAGTTTACGATTGCCTTACCAATATTGAGAGACAATCCCATTTGAGTTGGTTTTATGCTCTGGTAGAACCCCCTCCAAGACTGTAAACCATTACCTAGTGTCTGTGGCTTTTTAATATTCGGAGAATAGAAGAATCTCCCAACGGATATGTACCTAAACAAACACGAGAACAACTAAATAGACGGTGGATATAGTTGCAATGCTATACCATGACAATGAGATAGCGAAAAATGAAATGCACCTTTGAGAAGCAAGTTCCCTTAGCACAATATCGATGATTTTAAGTGCTTGTGGAGGATTGTCAACTTGTTTCCCTGCAAGAAGTTCGCGTAACTGAAGCATGTTGGCTTGTGAGATTAACTTGATCGTGACAGCAAATTTACGCTCCCTGAGAACAATTATCAAGAGCGTCAAAATTAAGTAACAACTAGTCCTACCGactatgttgctcagactctttAAAAACACCTCCACATTCACGTCCttcaaaagtagtgcatttttaGAGGATCTGACATGAATGTGGAGGCATcagagagtccgagcaacataggcTAATGCTATATTAATCAAAcataaaggaaaaacaaaacaaaaataggTACTTTGTGATTCCTATCcactcatcatcatcaccaaGAGTTATAGTGAACTCTTTCGAGTTAAAAGGGAGCAACCCCGCTGTGTAAAGCGTTCTTCTTCCATCAAAAACCGGAACTCTTTTACCCAAATCCGCGTCTTTATGAAGTTTAACCAACTCAGCCATTATAGCCTTGTTCAATCTTGTACACTTAACTTCAGGAGTAATTCTTACCTGCATTCAAAAGTCATTAAAACAAGGTAAAATTTCAAGTCATCGCgaaaaatagtaatataatttAGCCATCAAGAAGTAAGTTAACGTCTTACGCTATACTGGCTTAAGTTCCTTTCTGATAATTCAGCAATGAAATGGTTAGCTTTAACCAAACACTTGGTACCTAATTGTCCATATCCCGGCCTACGAGGGAAC
Proteins encoded in this window:
- the AGO10 gene encoding protein argonaute 10 isoform X1, yielding MPQWQMKLELEQKHMVSRTPLQESLNQNAQCQSSGEHSRMEEVKRHNNAGKRRGRRKGKGILVEKMQDNSVCSASSSSERSLVFPRRPGYGQLGTKCLVKANHFIAELSERNLSQYSVRITPEVKCTRLNKAIMAELVKLHKDADLGKRVPVFDGRRTLYTAGLLPFNSKEFTITLGDDDEWIGITKERKFAVTIKLISQANMLQLRELLAGKQVDNPPQALKIIDIVLRELASQRYISVGRFFYSPNIKKPQTLGNGLQSWRGFYQSIKPTQMGLSLNIDMSTTAFIEPLPVVEFVAQVLGKDVSSRPLSDADRIKVKKALRGVKVEVTHRGNIRRKYRISGLTSQPTRELIFPVDEEKNMKSVIEYFQEVYGYTIQYPHLPCLLVGSQKKVNYLPMEACKILEGQRYTKRLDEKQITSLLKSSCQRPREQEMDILQTIRQNGYKQDPIAKEFGINIDDKLASVEARVLPAPWLKYHDAGKEKECHPQLGQWNMLNKKVINGSTVNHWACINFSCNVQENAARGFCHQLAQMCQVSGMEFNCEPVIPVYYARPDQAKKALNYVYNAAANKLGGKELELLIAILPDNNGSLYGTLKKICETDLGMISQCCLTKHVLKISKQYLSNVSLKINVKMGGRNTVLLDALRWKIPLVSDIPTIIFGADVTHPESGEDFSPSIAAVVASQDWPEVTKYAGLVCAQPHRQELIQDLYRTWQDPQRGTMSGGMIRELLLAFKKATGQKPLRIIFYRDGVSDGQFYQVLLYELDAIRKACASLEPGYQPPVTFIVVQKRHHTRLLPNNHNDRNHTDRSGNILPGTVVDTKICHPTEFDFYLCSHAGIQGTSRPAHYHVLWDENNFSADEMQSLTNNLCYTYARCTRSVSVVPPAYYAHLAAYRARFYVEPDSRDNGSIRGTRATNGSVNVRPLPALKEKVKNVMFYC
- the AGO10 gene encoding protein argonaute 10 (The RefSeq protein has 2 substitutions compared to this genomic sequence), producing the protein MPQWQMKLELEQKHMVSRTPLQESLNQNAQCQSSGEHSRMEEVKRHNNAGKRRGRRKGKGILVEKMQDNSVCSASSSSERSLVFPRRPGYGQLGTKCLVKANHFIAELSERNLSQYSVRITPEVKCTRLNKAIMAELVKLHKDADLGKRVPVFDGRRTLYTAGLLPFNSKEFTITLGDDDEWIGITKERKFAVTIKLISQANMLQLRELLAGKQVDNPPQALKIIDIVLRELASQRYISVGRFFYSPNIKKPQTLGNGLQSWRGFYQSIKPTQMGLSLNIDMSTTAFIEPLPVVEFVAQVLGKDVSSRPLSDADRIKVKKALRGVKVEVTHRGNIRRKYRISGLTSQPTRELIFPVDEEKNMKSVIEYFQEVYGYTIQYPHLPCLLVGSQKKVNYLPMEACKILEGQRYTKRLDEKQITSLLKSSCQRPREQEMDILQTIRQNGYKQDPIAKEFGINIDDKLASVEARVLPAPWLKYHDAGKEKECHPQLGQWNMLNKKVINGSTVNHWACINFSCNVQENAARGFCHQLAQMCQVSGMEFNCEPVIPVYYARPDQAKKALNYVYNAAVNKLGGKELELLIAILPDNNGSLYGTLKKICETDLGMISQCCLTKHVLKISKQYLSNVSLKINVKMGGRNTVLLDALRWKIPLVSDIPTIIFGADVTHPESGEDFSPSIAAVVASQDWPEVTKYAGLVCAQPHRQELIQDLYRTWQDPQRGTMSGGMIRELLLAFKKATGQKPLRIIFYRDGVSDGQFYQVLLYELDAIRKACASLEPGYQPPVTFIVVQKRHHTRLLPNNHNDRNHTDRSGNILPGTVVDTKICHPTEFDFYLCSHAGIQGTSRPAHYHVLWDENNFSADEMQSLTNNLCYTYARCTRSVSVVPPAYYAHLAAYGARFYVEPDSRDNGSIRGTRATNGSVNVRPLPALKEKVKNVMFYC
- the AGO10 gene encoding protein argonaute 10 isoform X2, producing the protein MPQWQMKLELEQKHMVSRTPLQESLNQNAQCQSSGEHSRMEEVKRHNNAGKRRGRRKGKGILVEKMQDNSVCSASSSSERSLVFPRRPGYGQLGTKCLVKANHFIAELSERNLSQYSVRITPEVKCTRLNKAIMAELVKLHKDADLGKRVPVFDGRRTLYTAGLLPFNSKEFTITLGDDDEWIGITKERKFAVTIKLISQANMLQLRELLAGKQVDNPPQALKIIDIVLRELASQRYISVGRFFYSPNIKKPQTLGNGLQSWRGFYQSIKPTQMGLSLNIDMSTTAFIEPLPVVEFVAQVLGKDVSSRPLSDADRIKVKKALRGVKVEVTHRGNIRRKYRISGLTSQPTRELIFPVDEEKNMKSVIEYFQEVYGYTIQYPHLPCLLVGSQKKVNYLPMEACKILEGQRYTKRLDEKQITSLLKSSCQRPREQEMDILQTIRQNGYKQDPIAKEFGINIDDKLASVEARVLPAPWLKYHDAGKEKECHPQLGQWNMLNKKVINGSTVNHWACINFSCNVQENAARGFCHQLAQMCQVSGMEFNCEPVIPVYYARPDQAKKALNYVYNAAANKLGGKELELLIAILPDNNGSLYGTLKKICETDLGMISQCCLTKHVLKISKQYLSNVSLKINVKVVASQDWPEVTKYAGLVCAQPHRQELIQDLYRTWQDPQRGTMSGGMIRELLLAFKKATGQKPLRIIFYRDGVSDGQFYQVLLYELDAIRKACASLEPGYQPPVTFIVVQKRHHTRLLPNNHNDRNHTDRSGNILPGTVVDTKICHPTEFDFYLCSHAGIQGTSRPAHYHVLWDENNFSADEMQSLTNNLCYTYARCTRSVSVVPPAYYAHLAAYRARFYVEPDSRDNGSIRGTRATNGSVNVRPLPALKEKVKNVMFYC